AAAAAAACGATTCAACCAAACCGCGATCCCTCgtatttttaaattgttgaaATTCAAAAGCAACGTTTTTACGACTTAGATTCTCagctaaaattaaaataaaagtgaaacaaatattttaaatccaTTTTCTATAAGAaccataaaaacaaaattatacttcaaaattatgatataatttcttatttttttttaaaagaaaatcaacttAAGAAACAATAAgtataaaaaaacatcaaattcaaTCTACAATCATCAAATACTCCGTCAAGCTCTTCTTTCATCATCAATTTCCTTCTCTCCTTGTTAATCGGCTTGATTCCATTCACAACACACTTCTAGGAAGCTTCCGAATTATAAGATGTAACCAAATTCCTcacaataacaaattttttaatctCATACATATGTGCAATCCATGTACGACTTCCTCTTTCTCTTTCGAGACTCTAGTTCATCGTCATGGGGATAACTCATACTCAATAACGGAAATCTTTCcataataaaatagattaataaattaatttaacttagttggttaattaatttcttaataatatagtgatcataaaatatataacattgttAAGGGACTGCATCAAGCAGTTCATGCTGGCCCTGTACCTACTCATGACCCTCTTGGCCCGGTCTCGAGAATTAGATATTTATGGGGACTTatgcaactttttttttaaaatttatttaatactttaaaaaatgATCATACAAAGAtataaaatagattaataaattaatttaacttagttggttaattaatttcttaataatatagtgattataaaatatagttggttaattcaaataaaaaataaattttttgtttaattagatCTAAAAACATAGCATGCTCTAGGGTTCTGGGAGGTTTGAtagaaagaaataatttaagGATAACGGGGGATTTTGAGTTTGGGATTTAAATTAtaccaaattaatttttctctttctcctGCATATCTGATAATTTATGTATTCTACGTGTAGAATTTGTGGTcttactttctttccttcttcGTTCACCTAtcatctctttaatttttttttaaagcatTTTAAGACACCTGTAAGCTTTTTTTAAGTGAATAAGTAATCTATCAGGCTATACAGCTGGGTCttatagaaaaattaatgaCGTAATCTTTTAAATTACATAGGTTTATGGATGGATGATGAAGATCAGTCACGCCAGCAAAGAAGGATGACAATACATCtctcatataattatttaattctcaaatataaagtgaaattaaaataaaaaattatttagggTATCTCAATACTGAGGTCAGCCATGAGCTCAGAACACTTCTAATTGTGTTGTGTCTGGAATTATTTGTGTGTATATATAGTTTGCAAAGTAacattacattatttttaacagcattattaagaagaaaaaaaaaagaacagtTAGTTATTAagaaaaccaataaaaaaaatgataaatagttATTCAAACCCATTAGAATACTTTAAATGTAAAAAAGTTTTGGgtaaaagttttaatttaagaagatgattaaaataaaaattatgattatagaCGTCTGTATTAATTTAATTCCTACAAAATAAatccttaattttaaaaaaaatgaataataaaaataagagattGCTGTGCCTTTTCTATCTTCAACAGTCATAATTTTCTATTCATACAGATTTTCatcatccattttttttttcacgtttAGGTATCTTAGACTTTTATGAGTGTTTTTTATAGGCAATGacataaatacatatttatatcgTTTAAAAAGTTCAAACCTAATACTTATACTTTAAGTAGGTTGAAATATTCATTCTTAGTGTGACTAGACTAAAAGAGACTACATTTGGTATCatgtatataattatacatacaataaattaaaatgtttgtttgattgattaatatttatatataaatattagataCATGTTACAAGAATgtagtttttataaaatttaatatttttttatcttttaattttataaaattattaaaattttaatttttttttattgtatttaaaaaataataataaattatattctctattaaataataataataataatttcaattttttgcaacataataatatgatacaataattttaactaataaattaacgCAAACATTATAATTAAACGTATTTTACTTAAAcgcaatttaataaaaaaaatgtttttaattaaattttttaagtgttttaacataaaagtgtgtattttaatgatttaagaaaataaattgtcatttttatatgattatgagtcaataaaagttatttttttttaactgaaaTTAGTATAGACCATTTTCAAATtgaagttaaattatttatttttattaactttgaAAAGTACACAATTCTTAGGTCTTGTTCTTTtcgggtttttaaaaaaactcaatcaatattaattttttaatcaattaattctaaaaaattacgtcatttgttttattaacaaaaattctaaaatatattttattttaaattattaatttttattttattcgtatatattaatactttttaaatttttttttatcaaaaataattaatactccTTATAAAATTATCACCGATAATTATTTGGTTCATTTATGTGAATGCTTttggatatttataaaattaatatattgttttagcaaataaaaataaaagagctAATGAGTCTCTTTCAAActttgttattatattatataaagattaATATAATGTAAAGTCCAAGAATTGACTTGCATATTATATAAGTTACAAAATAGTACTCATTCTCTAATCTCTACCACAAAATAGGAGTGGACATTACGAAAATGATCTTtgttataaaactaataaaaaagaaaaaataaataaataaatgttgtgTGGTTCTCCTTGTATATCCTTCTAAACCCACTTTCTCATACATTAAGATTTTTGACATATCTTCATTCATTCAAGTTTTcatctacaaaataaataaataaccaaaCAAAGCACAACTGGAATATTCAAAGTTGCGTTTCCAACTTTTCATTCAACATTTACCTTATATATGCGAGACATTGATACAACAATTAGTATACAGAGATCGATCAAGAACTAGTAACAGAGTGATAATTAATGGAGAAGATTGAGTTAGTTTTCATCCCCTCCTTTGGAGTAGGCCATCTAATTTCAATGGTAGAAATGGgaaatcttcttctttctcGATACCCAAATCTCTCGACCACTTTCCTCATCATCAATATGAAGGGCCGACCCACCGTCGACCTTCCCTCCCCCGACGATCTCTACGACTCCACCCGTATTCGTTTTCTCCAAGTCACTCGAGACGAAGACGATTCGGTGATGGATCATCGCGCCATGCTCGATATATTGGATCTCTACAAACCTATTATCAAGGAAATCGTCCAACAAGAAGTTATAGCCCGTCCCGGTTCCGGCCGGCTCGTGGGGTTCATCTTGGACATGTTCTGCGCTGGAATGGTAGATGTGGCTAGGGAGTTTAAAGTTCCTGGCTATGTCTTTTTCTCGTCCGGTGCCACTTTCATCGGACTCATGTGGCATTTGCAGACCCTTCATGATGAGTATGGACAGAATTTGGTCGATTTAGATGGCTCCGACATTGAGCTAGATGTGCCGGTTTTCAAGAACCGTTACCCGGCGAAGGTCATACCGTCAGTGATAACGGATAAGGAAGGAGGTTCAAAGATATTTCTCCAACTTGCTAAGATGTTGAGAGaggtattattaataatttaatatatgattCTTTTTTGAAATGATGGAATGAATTATTGAGCTATTTTCGAGTATAGGTAGATGGGGTTGCAGTTAATACTTTTGCGGAGATAGAATCACACGCGATTAAAGTCTTACCAGAGGACGATAAGAATCCACCGATTTATCCGGTGGGCCCGATCCTGAAGATAAAGAAAGTAAACAATGAAAAGTCAGCCGACATTATAAGCTGGTTGGACGGTCAACCTTCGTCGTCTGtcatttttctttgttttgggAGTATGGGATCCTTTCCTGACGAACAAGTGAAAGAGATCGCATACGCGCTTGAGAAATCCGGAAAACGGTTTCTCTGGTCGCTTAGGCGTCCGTTGGGAACGGACAAGAAGATGTCGTGGATCACGACCGATTACGAAGACCCGGGTCAGGTATTGCCGGAAGGTTTCTTAGAACGGACGGCCGAGATTGGAAAAGTTATCGGGTGGGCACCTCAGGTGGAGGTGCTGTCTCACGAGGCGGTGGGGGGTTTCGTGTCGCACTGCGGTTGGAATTCGACGCTGGAAACCGTGTGGTTTGGGGTTCCGACAGCTACTTGGCCGATTCAGGCGGAACAGAATATGAATGCTTTTTTTATGGTGAAGGAGGTGGGATTGTCTGTTGATCTTAAGATGGATTATAGGCAAAGCCGGTGGAAGATAGCTGATGAAGACTCGGGTACGGTGCCGGCGACGGTGATTGAAAGGGCGTTAAGGCAACTAATGGATGAGAATGGTGAGGAGAGTTTGGAGATGAGGAAGAGGATGAAGGAGATGAGTGACAAAAGTAGGAAGGCCGTGGCGGAGGGAGGTTCTTCTTATGTGTCCATTGGCCGGTTCATGGATGacattattaatcataaataaacaaagttttTATAGAAGATTTGTTTGATGTTATTATTTGGGAATATACCATAAGTTTGATACTTTTGTAAGCGTTGATTAGTTTTGAGTTTCACTCTAATATTACTGTctaatttcttatttaatatgtatattttttttcttcttaccggtatattttataaaaatgagttagagtataaatatatattttttttaccagtatattttaaattccgGTTAAACGGGTTagggttttattttataaaaatgagtttgagtataaatatatatatttttatttttctcataacatagTAAGGTTGAGAAAGAGTGAATAGATCTAGGTTTTCTAGTTTCCTTCTTATTCTTTGACTAATCTAGAGAGAAAGATCGAGgaagcttttgattgtggagtattcTAATAATTTATAGTGTAATCACCACTAATGAAAAAATGACCATTAAAGACTATGAAAGCCGTCGTTAAAAGTCATAATGCCgaagttaataattattaacgtcgGCAATCAAAGCCGTCGTTGGTCGACGCTACAAAACTCGacgttaaattttttttgattattaaccacggttttaaAGGGAGggagtcgtggttaataatgttacattattaaccacggcgttcTCCCAAAGTCGTGGTTAACAATATAGCATTATTAACCACGATGTTCTCccaaaaccgtagttaataatATAGCATTATTAATCACGGCATTCTCctaaagccgtggttaataatgtagCATTATTAACCATGGATTTCTCccaaagccgtggttaataatatagtattattaaccacgacgttctcccaaagtcgtggttaataatatagTATTATGAACCACCGCTTTGGGAgaacgccgtggttaataatgtaacattattaaccacgacttccTCCCCTAAAGTCatggttaataattttaaaaaaaattaaaaaccgcggttattttttattttcacaaaatctGTTTCAAATGTTCTTAcgaaaaaaaaaagattcataaaacaaattaaatccaaatcgacaaaattctaaaatagtaatataaaatCTGAAATCAAATCGTAATGTGAATCACTAATTGGGGGGAGGATGGGGATTCCTAGACATGAACGCCTCAAAAGCCTCTTGTTGTGCGCGCACCTGTGCCTAAATATCGTTAATCATTTGCTCATGTGCCTCATTTTGTGCTTTCTGTTGTGTGCGTATCATATTCAACTCTTCTCGCAGAATTATGTTCTCCTCCATCAGCGTTTGTTGTGAAACACGCGAGTTGACACTTGAAGAAGAACTCTCCTTTGATCGGGTCTGAAGTGAGTGGGTATTCCCGATCCCATCCCTGTCACCCTCCCATGTCCTTGTCATCCTAAAGCAGACTCAAACACCTCGAGCGACGACAAATTATGATTTGTTTCTAGTCGCTCGCGCATCACAGTCTACAATCATTTACAACattaatgttagttattttaaacttaGACATTCAAACTAAAACGATAGAAATGATAACAACTTACGATGGCATGTTGAACGAGCGGAGAAGGCGTGGGAGTCGGATCATCGGCAGTCGCTCTCCTAGCGTGTGTTTGTAGGAAGAACTCTTCTTGACTAGGGGTGTGTCCCATCTCCCTCTCCTGtacaaataacatacatatatcatatgTTAGATATTATGTAAATTGAATACTTTTACTAAAAATTACCATATCTCGTTCTTTCTACGAAAATGGTTTGTTGTCGGTGTGGTTGGGTACATCAATTTCTTTTTGTTGTCAACGTTGATCTTATTTTTTTCTACAATTATAAGATAATAGTTGTTAGTTAATAGTTGAAAAAcacatataatgaaatataaatgacTATGTAATATACCTTAAATTTATACGTGAAGTAGTGATTGTCAAGTAAATAATTCCAATCTTCGTAATAAAATTCCCGAGGAGGGTTTGTTCTAATTCTATCCTCGTCGTCAATATACGGGTCGATGTAAGTCTTATTGTTCGCATATCTCCACCTATCCCATGCCTTCTTTGCTTGTGGCATCGTCTTATCTTTATAGGCTTCAATAAGAATGTTTGTTGAACTCTCGAaaggatcctgaaaaataacaatatattttaggatttaaaaatttcaaattataagatacacgttaaaaaatatataactcacTAAGATGGACTACCATATATGGTTCAATTTACATTGATAGAGATCAGACCAATTTTTTAGACAATGTGACACTAACTCGGCTTTCCGGACAACGCTGCCAATATGGCGAGACCAATAGAGGGCGTTATCGCATATAGGCCTTCCATCCAAGTCCCTGAACTCCAACCTCATCTTCTCTCCGGTTCCCATTCTTGCAAGAACTGTGTTTTTGTTCTTCCCTCGTCCCCTCCTCGATGAAGACACTACtgcaaaataacattaaaactaCATTTggtaaatttatataatgattgAAATATAAtgtataagttattattaacGACCCTAAAAAATCAAGAAAGTCATTTTTCTAAGAATGCAACACTAAAATCAAGGAAATTTTAGTGGAGGACTATTAAGGACGGCGTTATCATAAAACCGTgattaataaatagtttattaatcaCGGCATTATGCTATCGTTATGGTTATTAATTTTCACTAAAAAGGGCGAGAAGAAATAACTTTTAGCCACGGCGTTCATCATAAAACTGTGACTAATAATAATGGCGGGAGTGTGGCGGGAAAGCCAAAACATTAGCCACGACGAATACAAtgaaagtcgtggttaataatacttaTTAGTGTGGGCGTTACATAGCCGacactaataaaaattattaaccacggcatATAGATAGCCGacacttataaaaattattaaccacgacgaaTGATCGCTGTGATTAATGTTGGtcgttaaaaatattttttctactagtgcacttctttcatttgagagcagggtaTGTTTGATTTCTAAAAAGATCCGTAGTTTTGCTGTTGCGAAACCCAACAGTGGTAATAGAGCAATATTGATTGGTTATCTattttaacattggagcagagtGCTTTGCTAGTTACTCGACGAAATTCAAAGGGGAGATCAATTGGTTTCTTTGTTGGagtttttgtcagttgttaaggaaataataatggggaaatctagacctgatatggtgtGTTTTAATGGTACAAACTACCTGCAATAAAaaactgatgattagtgatcTATTAGTTTCAaatgatttgaataaaataattgaaaatgagggtgttagacttGAGAGTACAAAAGaagctgattggaaaaagacagATAGAAAGGCGTGTAGCTTTATTCATTTCtaggttggtgtaaatgttgtgcaccatgttgagaacgaGAGTACGGTGTATGGTGTGTGGAgaaaacttgaagctctctacgCTGGGAGGTCGGTAGGGAATAAAACATCACTGATACGAAGGCTagtgaatctgaagtacattgataataaatcaattgctgagcacttgaatgaatttcaaaatattttgaattagctgagtagtatgaagataaactttgaggatgaggtgcaagcacttttagtccttggatctttgcctataagttgggagacacttattattactctcagcaactcaacaccaaatggtaaagtcaacatgacatttgtcaccagttccttacttgatgaggagaatcaaaaggggataaaccctctaagtaTGATATGTTGGTGACtaatagaggaagatcaaaggataatcGAAGTGGTTCGAGTAGGGGAAAGTCTAGAGCTCTAAAGAAGGATGATGCTTGCCATTACTGTGTCAAAATGGGTCATTGGAAAACGaatgctggaaatttaaaaatgataaagcaaaGGGTACGGTGAAacccagagaaaagaaagaacaaagtGCAAATACATTTGCTTATGCTTTAGATGATGAACTGACATATtcttctaactgtcaagactcttgtcttagcacatcttcaaatgaaacatcatggattgttgacacaggtgtttcattccatattactccacacaaaggttatTTCCAATCTTAtaaagctggtgattatggtgaggttcacATGGGAAatagtggtgtgtccaagatatttggtcttggtgatgttagaatcgagaaAAACATAGGCTGTTTCATGACATttagagatgtaagacatgttcctgatttgagaatgaatttgatttcaataggtaagctcgatgatggaggctaccataatgttttcagtggtggagcatggaagttAAGCGAGGGTTCATTGATTGTTGCACGAAGAAAGAAAtattgttccttatacaagacaaatttgaaaattgtctatgatgcaacATATTCTGTCGTGATAGAGTCATCCTCtaagttgtggcacaagagactaggtcacattagtgaaaagggactgaatgttttgatcaagaggaatgagttgtcgaatctcaaggatgctcatcttgaaaattgtgagcattgcttgaagggtaagcagaacagagtctcATTCAGTAAGTCGAAAGcggaactgaaaaagaatgtccttgaattggtccatacagatgtttgtggttttataaagattaaatacATAGGTGGTGCTTCTTATTTTGTAACtttcatagacgatgcatctaggaaggtttggtcCTATGTTATAAAATCCAAGGACGAGGTTGTAGCAAGGTTTGAtgtctttcacaagctggttgaaagagaaggaataaaactgatgagggtgcaGTTAGATAATaagggagagtacataggccCATTTGATGATTATTACAAAAAgtagggtattcgacatgaacaaattttgcccaagactccacaataAAATGGAGTGGCAGAGAGGGTGAACATAACAATGTTAGAACGAATGAGGAGTACGCTCTCCCATGCcaagttggctaagcatttctaggttgaagccatgagcactacattgtatgtgatcaaccgttctccctccaagccattgaataataagtgtgtaGAAAGCGTCTAGTctggtaaagatgttaattatgactatttacgtgtttttggttgtagagtttttgtgcatgttccaaaagacgagaggtctaagctagatgtAAAAACCAGTCAATGCATTGggttatggtgatgaaaagtgaagatacaggtgttatgacccagttgataagaaggttttgagaaaccgagatgtggtattccttgaagatcttgctattgagaattttgaagatggtgaaaatcttaatgcatacatacgtgatcATTCTagtcttgagttgtctcatgatgttgaggagacaatgtcaaatgtagcttcagactcagatagtgatgatgatattCCTTAGGATCAAGCTGTAGGCCATGAAAATGATACAGagaaactgatcttggtgataatattgaggctgattttgaagttcaacaagaagattgAAATCAGCAGAATCAATAAACATAGGTAATTAGGAGGTCTACTAAGGAGAAAAGATATAGTTCTAAGTACCCTACTATAGAGTATGTCCTTCTAATTGATTGTGGGGAGCTTATATGCTATAAGGAGACTCTTGGGGATGCTCATAAGGAATAATGGATAGCtaccatggatgaagagatgaagtcattgctgaaaaatgacACATATGAACTAATTGAAAGACCAAAGAgaagggcatgtaagtttctactattgacaattctttgatttagtgaatcttatccctcccgtgaacgtaggtcgattttgaccgaaccacgtatattgtgttgtcatttattttgtgttatttcagttcttggtaaatatgttgttcgtcatagacgatttggaaactaaTTTGTTACAGGTTtaatttctaagaagatccgtaATTTTGTTGTTACAAAACCCAACAGTTATTTGGGAATATACCATAAGTTTGATACTTTTGTAAGTGTTAATGATTAGTTTCGAGTTCGACTCTAATATTAATgtctaatttcttttttaatgtgcatatatttttttcttacgaGTAGATTTTCTCtatattatttcattacattaaaaaaattattattcaattagTTATACATAAGGttgattaacattttttaataactttatataaaaaaaatctataagaTTAATATCAACAATTTATAAACACTCATTTAACTTGAATGATACGAAAGACACTTAATTTAGttaagtatattataaaattttcaaatcacaattgaagtatttatttatcgtaattgatcaaataaactaatcaaagtcattttcaaaattttgtatttatatattccAATATTTGTAGTG
This is a stretch of genomic DNA from Impatiens glandulifera chromosome 4, dImpGla2.1, whole genome shotgun sequence. It encodes these proteins:
- the LOC124936900 gene encoding anthocyanidin 3-O-glucosyltransferase 2-like, with the protein product MEKIELVFIPSFGVGHLISMVEMGNLLLSRYPNLSTTFLIINMKGRPTVDLPSPDDLYDSTRIRFLQVTRDEDDSVMDHRAMLDILDLYKPIIKEIVQQEVIARPGSGRLVGFILDMFCAGMVDVAREFKVPGYVFFSSGATFIGLMWHLQTLHDEYGQNLVDLDGSDIELDVPVFKNRYPAKVIPSVITDKEGGSKIFLQLAKMLREVDGVAVNTFAEIESHAIKVLPEDDKNPPIYPVGPILKIKKVNNEKSADIISWLDGQPSSSVIFLCFGSMGSFPDEQVKEIAYALEKSGKRFLWSLRRPLGTDKKMSWITTDYEDPGQVLPEGFLERTAEIGKVIGWAPQVEVLSHEAVGGFVSHCGWNSTLETVWFGVPTATWPIQAEQNMNAFFMVKEVGLSVDLKMDYRQSRWKIADEDSGTVPATVIERALRQLMDENGEESLEMRKRMKEMSDKSRKAVAEGGSSYVSIGRFMDDIINHK